TTCTGACAAAGGGCTAGTAACaaccttctcttcttttctgttttttgaggccaaaaattacatatataccTTTGCGATTAAAAATTTTTGGAGGAGCTATGGAAGAATTAAAGATGCTTGTTTTTAACAAACTGTTAGCTTCTTACAtctttttttggtttgttcttgatctttttttcttctttgtcctTGCTAGGATGTAACCAGCACTTCTTTACTGTAAAATGCAGGGGCACAACATTGTCTTTATGTCCAACCATCAAACTGAAGCAGATCCGGCTGCCATTTCATTGTTGCTTGAAGCAACACATCCTTATATTGCAGAGAACATAGTAATCTTCTCTTATACAGCTTACTAGTTAACATATGTGCAATTTTTCTAGAAACAGTAATATTCTGGAATGAATGCAGACATATGTGGCTGGAGATAGAGTTATTACTGATCCTCTTTGCAAGCCCTTCAGCATGGGAAGGtgctcaaaaatattttttaatatttagtggAAGTAAGTAAGATACTGTTGTGTGCCTAATGCCTTTATATGTATTATCCTTATGCATCCCTGTACTCCAGGAATCTCTTGTGCGTGTATTCAAAAAAGCACATGCATGATGTTCCTGAGCTTgctgaaatgaaaaaaagagcTAATACAAGAAGTTTAAAGGACATGGCATTGCTTTTGAGGTGCTGTCATATATCCTTTTGTCATTCCCTTTTATATAGTTAAATGACATATGCAGGTTATTTCTATTCCAGTCCAACACTCCTAATATGTGCAATTGCAGTATCTAATGAAAGATTTATTTACCATCCCTCTGTTGTGAAGTGCATGATGTAATTAAATGAGACCACCATTTAGCATATTGACTAGTGAAAAATGTGCAAAGCTTTTTCTCTTTAGTAAATAAAACCTTTTTATATCatgacaaaaaaatattgaCTAGTGAAAAATGTACAAAGCTTTTTCTCTTTAGTAATACTTTACATCCAATTAGGAACAACGACAACACAATaatcacaagctttaatccaTGAAGTGCGGTTGGGGCtacataaattttctttttccaaccaTCTTCTTCCATGGTCTTATCCTTTGTAAGTTCATAACCAAGTTACTTCTTGGATTTGCCTTTtaagttcatccattactaaaacaAAGAGATTAGGGCTCAGTGTAGATCCTTAATGTAATCCAATTATGAAGAAAGGAATTATACTTCTATATTTAACTGAGTATATGTTTTACAATATATACTataaaaatcttggaatgcttcctAGTCTtgtcttgatcattccatatcttggtccgaAAAGCATTATaaccttatcttgatataatcttatcttattttaacaaatgttaccTAGACAAGatgcacacacacaaaaaaaaaaagaaagacaataTACAAAAcggaaagaaagacaaaaaagaaagaaagaaaaacatgaaTTCTCCTTTTTCCTAAACCAGGAAAGGATATCTACAACATATTTAGGAATAAATCCTAAGAAATCTCCAACAATCTTCAACAAGTTATGATCGAGAAAGCCTCAATATCTCCTTCACAAATCCCAATACACTTTTTTGCTTGATGATACACATGCAATGCATAATATATGCAACAtactacaaaataataaaaaattaaaaaaaccaagCAAACTCTATATAATCAATCTATACTTGCTGCATAAAGGCTTGGTGGGCCTGGCCAGCCATCACGGCATGCTCTGGCCCATTTGGCATCTATACCTATATATAATTAATCCAAACTGCTCAGTTGTTTCTTCCTCAACCCCTTCCACAAGACTTCTTTGAGGATTCTGCCATAGCCTTTTTCCTCGTTTATAAATACTATATGcaaatctttttgtttatttgcCTTCCCAATTAGGAAAGAGATGCttattttgaaggaaaataatttattatcactTTCATACATATTGATAGAGGtttatcttttccttttctctctttctggTAACTGCTGATTTTTACTTGCTGCATCTCTGGGATGTTTATTAGTTTTATGGTTTTTTCAACATGCTTGATCCTGTATTGATGTGTTTATGACTTGGCTTACATAACATCAGGGGTGGATCAAAGATAATATGGATTGCACCAAGTGGTGGAAGGGACCGCCCAGATCCTATCACAAAAGAATGGTATCCGGTAAAAATTAGACACTCACCCTTACTAGTTTTGTGAAAGAAAGCTTatacaaataagaaaatcaaACAATCCATAATTAAGTCTTTGTTATTATATTTTCCTGTTGATGGGTGATGTTactaaaataagtttttattaaCAGAAGCTTATGTTGTAAGACATAATGATAGTAagggtaataataataaaataaaacagaatAAGTACATGTTTTGTTTGCATTATTTCTCTTCGTCTTgaagatttatttttcatagtaGTTGATTTTGTCACTTGAATAGGTGTCTGCATGAGATCATGACTAGATGTGGGATGTTAAGGATTAGGTATGGTGGTTCTCGCTCTTTTACATGCACATGGAAACCAATATCAATGTGTGCAAATTTGCAGCTTTAGGTTAAAGTGCTATATGTACCCTGCAGGATTGTAGTTACACATTCAAATACTTCGGAACATGCTACTTTCATGTCCATTATGACGCTAATGTTCATTCTGATAATAAGAGGTTCAGGCACCCTTTGATGCTTCTTCAGTGGACAATATGAGAAGGCTTACAGGACGTGCTGGTGTACCTGGTCATATTTATCCCTTAGCGATGTTGTGCTACAATATTATGCCTCCACCATCACAAgtactttcttttttcttcaggagctcttatctttttctttttaaaacttCTTATGGGCTTTTATCTTATGACCTCATCTTCTAccctataaaaaaataaatgccaCAAGGTTGAGAAAGAAGTTGGAGAAAGAAGAGTGATTTCCTTTCATGGCATTGGATTATCAGTGGCACCCGAAATCAGTTTCAATGAAATTGCTGCTGTTTGTGGAGATGCTGAAGAGGTGAGTCCTATATAATATACTTGGATATACTggattattatcattttcttttcttgaagaAAAACTACGAGAATAGTAGTTTGGAAATTGTTTTACTTTAGCTGTTCTAACATAGATGTACCAGTTCTGCACCAACAGTTCCCTACCTGTTAACCTTAATCGTGACGTAATGCACCTGGAGATTAACcacacattttatatttttaaaacattttatgtttgcagTCCCACGGATTGAAAAAGACAATGTGGTCTCAATCATCTTATTTGTCTTATCAATTAGGAAATATGCTGTTCCTTTTGACCTTTCTTCACTATTGCAGTGGCTTCGTAGATGCCATAACTGTTGATTTGGCTGTAGTGCTCACATTCCTCAGCTAGAACAGATGGCTTAGAGATGGAGTTAGGCATCTCATGGAACAGTTTTtgcttgttaaaataaaattatcggAGTTCCTGTAGTTCAATTGAGTTTTGAACCTAAAATGGATGCATCCCAAATGCCAGCTAGAAAGGCTATTACCAGGTTTTGATCCTTCAATGCAGGATACTGGAAAGAAACAGCCAGGGGTATGGGCGAAAATTGGTTGGATTGGATAAAGACTGCATATTGGTATTGACTTGGTATTCTAATCCTACTAAATCCACCATCCTACAATGATAGATGGTACTCTAATTCATGACTCAGTTAATTTAGAGCAAAACTATAGGGAGTTTGTTTTCAGCCGACTGCAAATTCTGTGTAGCCAACatacatattttagttttttttttttttcaatgaatgATCTTCTGATGCATGGTCCTTGCCATGTATCTCAAAGACCAGAACACTTTGGTGGCCCATGTTACCACATTCTGCCCTCTACATACCTAAAGACTGCTGTTGCTTTGTCTACACAAACGGTTTTATTGCAAAAAGCCCCTTATCATCAAGCAGGCTTATATGAAGCATAAACTGAAACAGACTAATGGCATCCCCTGTGTGTCAAACCTGTGAATGGTAAGTAGCTTCTAACAGCACTgtagtttatttttttccccaatGAGAACCTGCAGCCACTACCTTCAGGTGAGCAGCATTGTGTATTTCACCCAGCACTTTGCATACTTGtgttagtttttgaaaaatttccagaatgtTATCTCTGACAGTAAAATTGCATATACAAgtctttaaaattattaaacaacaaattgtatatatatctacaaGCAAGCACTTGTATGTATAGGTTTTCTGGGGGGCACTTTTTGTACTAGTGACACTCTTTAGACTACATCTCAGATTCTCACACTTGCATTGTCTATAGAACAGAATTTTGGTATCAAGAGTAACATGACCAAGTAGCTACCCTACAGATTGATCATGGGTGTTAGCATAAAAGGTTGCAGTCATTGGAAGCTAGGAAAGTTGCCCACATGGTAAGAAGAAAGAACCCAATAGAATTGGATCTAGTGTCAggtattttgtattttctttttgtgatttttttagtCCTATTTTGGTGGAATTCTTTCTGATTCAAGTAAGAAATCAGAAAATAGCCTACTGCCCCCTCCTTTTATGTATAGGTCTTTTACATTGTATTGAAATGCCTGCTCAAGTattcagcaaaaaaaaaagcctGCTCAAGTGGTAATGAAGGCTTGTAAGTCAGTTTATGTGTTATGGCCTGAACTGAAAAACTGAAATACAACCATGGACCTTTTCCAATGAAATTCAGTCTTTTAAgtcatttttcaaatattggAGTTTGTGTTGATGATCTAAAGTAACAGATGCTGAGAATTCAAGAACCCATGTTGATCACCAATTAGCTCAAGAGCTTGAAAATCTCAAAAATGGATCGATTGACTTACATGAGCTGTGTAAATTCTTATGGCTTGCATTTGGATGGGCAAAAACGAGTATACTTAATTTAGTGACCAGTAAATACAAAACCAGGGTGCTAAGACGACAAACATAATGGTGAAAAACAAAGATTATGAGACTCAATTTATATGTACTCACAACAGAGCTTAAATATCATGTTAGGTCTCCAGCCAAGCAGCCCATCCAGTGGTAAACCAACAAAATAGTATGTGCTGATTAGTTGGAGATAAGATCACTACCCAAAAATACCGAAGGATTTGGGATACCAGACCTGCCTGTGGACTCCTAAAGGGGCACCCCCTTTTCTGGTCTCTCTTACCTAAGAGAATGACAACAAAGTTGAAtagcaatctctctctctctctctaacatgCGCACGTGCGCGTGCACACCATGTTGTGCATGTAACAGTTATACTTGGGTTATCAAAATTATGCCATCAGTGGTGGGTCATGTCAGACAATTTGACTCCATGTTATGCAGTGACAGTTATAGTTGGTTTAGAACTAACCACCCTCTGTTGCAGGCTAAGGTGGCATATGCACATGCAATGTATGATTCTGTCATGGAGCAGTACAAAGTGATCAAACGTGCCATACACTGCAAAGAAGGTTTGAAGGCATCAGTTCCTACCATCTCATTGTCGCAACCATGGAAGTAGTCAATTGCATATATATTGTAACCTGTTCCTTTATAGTCAGGTAGTTTACTTTTTTCCCTCACCTTTAGAGTTCTTTCTGATAATTGGGATCAGTAATAAAATGTCCTCAACATTCTTCAAATATACTCCTTTTGGGCTTTGTCCAGCTTTCATTGCATTCATGCTACCGCACGTTCTTTTACATTAGATACTAATTCATTTATTTCTACTTTACTAAGATTAAAAAACAAACATAAGTATCTTGACAGAAATTAGAAACTACGAGGAGGAGAAAGATATAAAAGCTTTGTCCTATTTTGCAGGGTAAGTTGCTTGCTTATTTGTCAAGTTGCTCActtttcaatctcaaaattGTTGCCGAAGCTGTACTTTTCATTGCTAAAGCGAAAGTTACATCTTCTAATGAATGCTATCGTTGATCTGGCTGTTACCAGTTCACATTTTGTGGAGATAACCATCAGAAACTAAAATTTCTGTATGACGTGTACAATGTATAGTCTCTTCCTACTTCCTGTAAAGAATTGATCCAATAGTTGGTGAGCAATTCAATTGTACATTGCACTTGTTCCATGTATCAGATTTTGTTTTCGAGGCAATTTCAATGGTTTGAGCTTTATACATTTCAAAGAGAGATTCTGATTCTGATGGGCGACATTAATAGCAAATGATAATTAGAAACAAAACCAAGGAAATAAAATGTTACAAAGTGGTCAAGTGATTTTTCTTCCCTTATCCCCTTGTGCCCTTGGAAATAGTTATTTGGAGAGGCAAATGCACGGCCAAGTTGGACTGCCCAACTTTATAAGGTGGAGATTACAAGATATGCTCAAATTATTCAGTCATTTTACTTGTCAAAGCTGTTAGAAGGTATACAATTTGAGTTGTACAGTTCCtgaatctcatttcttttaattcttgAACTATTTTAAATACCAATGTTACTCTTTTCCTTGCTGGATCAGTGGATTGTCCTTCCTTGGCTGCAGACCCCAGGAAAGGAATATTAACAGAGGGGGATCGGAAACTGCAATGGCTGCAGGTAAGTACAGTGATTGTGTGTTAAGTAAGAAGAGTTGCATCCATCTCCCTAGcctaatataaaaatttgatgagaataatataataaaaaatatagaaaaaaaaaaacttgattagACGAACTTAGGTTTTATACGAGTTATAAAgattttataaaagataaatttataaataaaaataattgacgAGTTATATTATAGAAGTTCATCTTACATAGTAGGATAAAAGTTTtatgtgatgatgatgttgttgtaataaattataaaagtaatTCAACATTATAAAGATACACtattacattatttattttaagtataaattatcaaaaataaaagtcCAACTTTTACcccatttttattaatttggagTTGGAGTCAACTGTTAATCTGATCAATTCTGGTATTCAACTTTGAAATTCCATTTGAATTATAGAACCACTGTGTATGCTGTTAAATGATTGTTGTTATTTGATGTGATGTTGAAAAATCTAAACTGATATGGTTGTCACACCTCTTTCTGACTCTATATCGGGGGGGTGGGGTGTTTTGCAACAAAGACCCATCAAATAGGATTCGGACACTCTTAAAAGAGAGGGAAAGTGATGTGGCAGTCAGATCAATTTGGGTTTTTTACATAAGCTTTTCACCTTATCAAATTACAGTAGACATAACAGGCTTGAATGATAGATGGTCCATAAgtgaaatgaaattaaaagttgagcttaaatttaataacaaaataaaaatagaattctCTTTTAGTAATGTACTTTTTTGGGCGCGTCAAGAAAAGAGTGGAGAAGGGGAAGggtaatttacccttttatttTGGCAACACTTGTTGAACAATATTGTCAGTGATTATCTAATCTAAGGTGGTCCGGTTGGTGAATACATCCTTTAATTGTGAGATAAAATATTTCCACTTGCTTTGAAAATATTCCTACATGaaaatgcaaaatcatataAGATGACAATGTTCAAAGATttacccccccccaaaaaaaaagttatcaaAGTAATAATTAGTATTTGTTGGTTCAATGAGCAAATGAAGTGTTTGCTGGGAAATAACTCTTCTTTTTGCCATGTCTTTTTAGTAGCCTTTTGACTCTTTTCGCTAGATGCCAATAAATGTAGTGTGAAAAAAGCAAAgcataaaagttttttttaagtCCAAAGAGTCAGTAATGGTGGCTTATTAATTTGCCTTTGCAGCCTGTGTGCAAATCTTTTCTGGCTCTAATTAATCATTGctttgccaatcatcttcattCTGTTGTTTCCATGCATGTGTTCTGGTATTATTGATgatatgtatacatatttaatttataaaaacaaaaaagtaagtatttatatgttttttaaagataaaaaatgaattttgataaaatatatttaca
The Diospyros lotus cultivar Yz01 chromosome 12, ASM1463336v1, whole genome shotgun sequence DNA segment above includes these coding regions:
- the LOC127787391 gene encoding glycerol-3-phosphate acyltransferase, chloroplastic-like isoform X3 — its product is MTYGNQTPNLQRMATRILSLTSSSSGCERNWSTFEGVFQSGNANAEKVVLSNMSLALDRIFKDVEEPFVFSSYHRAIREPFDYYMFGQNYIRPLIDFKNSYVGNISLFYEMEKKLQQGHNIVFMSNHQTEADPAAISLLLEATHPYIAENITYVAGDRVITDPLCKPFSMGRNLLCVYSKKHMHDVPELAEMKKRANTRSLKDMALLLRGGSKIIWIAPSGGRDRPDPITKEWYPAPFDASSVDNMRRLTGRAGVPGHIYPLAMLCYNIMPPPSQVEKEVGERRVISFHGIGLSVAPEISFNEIAAVCGDAEEAKVAYAHAMYDSVMEQYKVIKRAIHCKEGLKASVPTISLSQPWK
- the LOC127787391 gene encoding glycerol-3-phosphate acyltransferase, chloroplastic-like isoform X2 — translated: MLSCQSILVKRELLEKCGQLKGVQKMMTIIIQMTYGNQTPNLQRMATRILSLTSSSSGCERNWSTFEGVFQSGNANAEKVVLSNMSLALDRIFKDVEEPFVFSSYHRAIREPFDYYMFGQNYIRPLIDFKNSYVGNISLFYEMEKKLQQGHNIVFMSNHQTEADPAAISLLLEATHPYIAENITYVAGDRVITDPLCKPFSMGRNLLCVYSKKHMHDVPELAEMKKRANTRSLKDMALLLRGGSKIIWIAPSGGRDRPDPITKEWYPAPFDASSVDNMRRLTGRAGVPGHIYPLAMLCYNIMPPPSQVEKEVGERRVISFHGIGLSVAPEISFNEIAAVCGDAEEAKVAYAHAMYDSVMEQYKVIKRAIHCKEGLKASVPTISLSQPWK
- the LOC127787391 gene encoding glycerol-3-phosphate acyltransferase ATS12, chloroplastic-like isoform X1, yielding MLIPSASPQGYIFTGVRVSSSSISSPSLALIPYSMPARSSSRRCPCAVLCADSRWRGVAGTPSVVAFASSSRKTAAELRASRSFLNCRTEQDLLFAIRKETAAGRLPSTIAEGMEELYQNYRNAVFQSGNANAEKVVLSNMSLALDRIFKDVEEPFVFSSYHRAIREPFDYYMFGQNYIRPLIDFKNSYVGNISLFYEMEKKLQQGHNIVFMSNHQTEADPAAISLLLEATHPYIAENITYVAGDRVITDPLCKPFSMGRNLLCVYSKKHMHDVPELAEMKKRANTRSLKDMALLLRGGSKIIWIAPSGGRDRPDPITKEWYPAPFDASSVDNMRRLTGRAGVPGHIYPLAMLCYNIMPPPSQVEKEVGERRVISFHGIGLSVAPEISFNEIAAVCGDAEEAKVAYAHAMYDSVMEQYKVIKRAIHCKEGLKASVPTISLSQPWK